GTTCCCGGGTCCGATCGGACGACTGCTCGGCTCCCGCCGCGGGCGTGCCAGAAGCCGCTGTGGGAACGTCCTGGCCGGGTTCCTTCGGACCGTCGGCTCGAGGTGCAGCCGGAGCTGGTGGTGGCTTCGACCTCGCGATCCCCCGACCACTGGTCTCCGGTGGCTCCGGCTTCACTCGGCCGGCGTCCGGACCGGACGAGGACGGTCGGGTCAAGCAGGTCGTCGAGGCCCGGGGACGGCGGCGGGTAGGAGTTCACGAAGACCGCGGCGGGCCTGTTCGGCGCGGTAGCTCGGCGCGACCTGGCGAAGGGCGCCCGGGCCGCGGAGCCTCGTATGTGCCATCAGTGGGCGAGGAGCCCGGCCGGTCGCAGCGGTATCGATCCGGGGGATCCGGCACGTCAGACCTTGAGGAGCGTCAACTCGGGAGACGCGGAAACCTTTGTCACGGAATCCAACGCGAGATTCATGTCATCCCGAACTTCCCCATCGAGGTTCATGCTTGCTTCGGCCAGTACGTGACGGGCCACTCCGCGAGCAAAGTCGTCGAGGTCTGCGGCAGCATCCTTCGACTCGTCGGCCTGGAACGACAGGATGTCCTCGAAGATGGTGACACCGAACCGATTGACGAACTTTCTCTCCTGCCAGCGAATGAATCGCATACCCGCTACGCCCTCTGCCAGGGACGCGATGATCTCTGAATTCGAGAAGGGGACGCCGCGGACCTTTGACTCCCGACCCACCACGATGACGATGCTTCCGTTGGCGGCGATCAAGCGGCTCATCTCGCGGATGGCATCAGCCATGTCGATACAGTACTGAATCACGGTCAGGAACCGATTTTGTCGGTTCTTTCTGTTCGACCCGATCTCGGTCCGTGCAGCCGGGAGAACGTTCCAGCCGATCCGCTCCACGGCCGGGCGGTAGTTTTGGTGGTAGTTGAATACGTTGATATAGGGGGGTGACGTCACGATGAGTCCGGCGCAACCGTTCTCCAGGGGTACGCTTCTGGCATCTGCGGCGATGACACGGCTGGGAACGGGGTTCTCCGGGAAGTCTGCGATAAGTTCACGGACCTGGATCCATGATTTCGACACCTTCTTGAGATCGGTTTCCTTCTTGTCCCCCATGCTGAGCAGCAGCGTGGTGGCGAAGATCCTCGCCAAATCAGTGTTGGCCGCCGCGCGGTGACTTTCCAGGAGGTGCTCAGCAAAGTCGGTGGTGGCCCCGAGGGCACCGAAGAGCGTGTCTTCGCCCCATGTCGTAACGCCGTTGAAGTGGGCGGACGCCTGCCGGATCAGGCTGGCCCTCTGCTGCGCGGGGAGAGAGGCGATCTCCAGGATTCCCGCCAACTCCAAAGCGGCGGGGTTGATCTCGGCCCCGGCCGAGGGAATTCCTCGTCGGATGCTTTCCAGTACGGTGGTGCCACTCCCGAGAAACGGATCAAATACCATGCCGGAGCCCGGGTAGTAGACGTCGATCAGCTTGCTCACGAGACCCGGG
The sequence above is drawn from the Kitasatospora sp. NBC_00315 genome and encodes:
- a CDS encoding DNA methyltransferase; its protein translation is MNVEETFAAVRAREMDREFIQQDDLDVLVRERRSALPWRGQFTPGLVSKLIDVYYPGSGMVFDPFLGSGTTVLESIRRGIPSAGAEINPAALELAGILEIASLPAQQRASLIRQASAHFNGVTTWGEDTLFGALGATTDFAEHLLESHRAAANTDLARIFATTLLLSMGDKKETDLKKVSKSWIQVRELIADFPENPVPSRVIAADARSVPLENGCAGLIVTSPPYINVFNYHQNYRPAVERIGWNVLPAARTEIGSNRKNRQNRFLTVIQYCIDMADAIREMSRLIAANGSIVIVVGRESKVRGVPFSNSEIIASLAEGVAGMRFIRWQERKFVNRFGVTIFEDILSFQADESKDAAADLDDFARGVARHVLAEASMNLDGEVRDDMNLALDSVTKVSASPELTLLKV